In a single window of the Panthera leo isolate Ple1 chromosome A1, P.leo_Ple1_pat1.1, whole genome shotgun sequence genome:
- the LOC122218941 gene encoding protocadherin alpha-1-like, with protein MLFPRQGGKGAQRLLLFVLLLAAWKTGNGQVHYSVPEEAKHGTFVGRIAQDLGLELAELVPRLFRVVSKGRGDLLEVNLQNGILFVNSRIDREELCGLNLECFIHLEVIVDRPLQVFHVEVEVKDINDNPPIFRGREQRLFIPESRLVDSRFPIEGAADADIGTNALITYTLSPSDYFSLDVQASDELSKSLSLELRKSLDREETPELRLLLTATDGGKPELEGTVQLLITVLDVNDNAPLFAQAVYRIHLLETTANGTLVTTLNASDADEGVNGEIVFSFGSDVPLNIQKNFKIDSSSGEIRLIGRLDYEETKSYEIHVKAVDKGSPPMSNHCKVLVKVLDVNDNAPQLAVTSLSLPVREDTPLSTVIAFVSVSDRDSGINGQVTCSLMPHIPFKLVSTFKNYYSLVLDSALDRESVANYELLVTARDGGSPSLSATASVSVEVADVNDNAPTFAQAEYTVFVKENNPPGCHIFTVSARDADAQENALVSYSLVERRVGERALSSYVSVHAESGKVYALQPLDHEELELLQFQVSARDAGVPPLGSNVTLQVFVLDENDNAPALLPLPGAGGAGGAVSELVWRSVGAGHVVAKVRAVDADSGYNAWLSYELQPAAGGARSPFRVALYTGEISTTRSLDEADSPRQRLLVLVRDHGEPALTATATVLLSLVESGQAPKASSRVLAGAAGAEAALVDVNVYLTIAICAVSSLLVLTLLLYVALRCSAPPSEGACGPGKPTLVCSSAVGSWSYSQQRRQRVCSGEGPPKTDLMAFSPSLPQVPGSADERQQPSESEHLGKVSLFHRF; from the coding sequence ATGCTGTTTCCTAGGCAAGGAGGCAAGGGAGCCCAGCGCCTGCTGCTCTTCGTTTTGCTCCTCGCAGCCTGGAAGACTGGGAATGGTCAGGTCCACTACTCGGTCCCGGAGGAGGCCAAACACGGCACCTTCGTAGGACGCATCGCGCAAGACCTGGGGCTGGAGCTGGCAGAGCTGGTGCCACGCCTGTTCCGGGTGGTGTCCAAAGGCCGTGGGGACCTTCTGGAAGTAAATCTGCAGAATGGCATTTTGTTTGTGAATTCTCGCATCGACCGCGAGGAGCTTTGCGGGCTGAATCTGGAGTGCTTCATCCACCTGGAGGTAATTGTGGACAGACCGCTGCAGGTTTTCCATGTGGAGGTGGAGGTGAAGGACATTAACGATAACCCACCgattttcagagggagagaacaaAGGTTATTTATTCCTGAGTCTAGACTGGTGGATTCACGTTTCCCGATAGAGGGTGCTGCTGATGCGGACATTGGGACCAATGCTCTAATAACTTACACCCTCAGCCCCAGTGATTATTTCTCTTTGGATGTACAGGCAAGTGATGAACTGAGTAAGTCACTTTCACTTGAATTGAGGAAATCTTTGGATAGAGAAGAAACACCAGAACTTCGTTTATTATTGACGGCCACTGATGGGGGCAAACCAGAGCTGGAAGGTACAGTTCAGCTGCTGATCACAGTGCTGGACGTTAATGATAATGCCCCATTGTTTGCCCAGGCTGTGTATAGAATCCATTTATTAGAGACTACAGCAAATGGAACATTAGTGACTACATTAAACGCCTCTGATGCCGATGAAGGTGTAAATGGCGAAATTGTCTTTTCCTTCGGCAGTGATGTTCCCctaaacattcaaaaaaacttcaaaattgaTTCCAGCTCAGGAGAAATTAGGCTAATTGGTAGACTGGattatgaagaaacaaaatcttatGAAATTCATGTAAAAGCAGTTGATAAAGGAAGTCCTCCAATGTCAAATCACTGCAAGGTTTTAGTGAAAGTGCTAGATGTAAATGATAATGCTCCACAACTGGCAGTCACATCTCTGTCTTTGCCAGTCAGAGAGGACACTCCACTCAGCACCGTCATTGCTTTTGTTTCCGTGTCCGACCGCGACTCCGGAATCAACGGGCAGGTGACCTGCTCTCTGATGCCTCACATCCCCTTCAAGCTGGTGTCCACCTTCAAGAATTACTATTCGCTGGTGCTGGACAGCGCCCTGGACCGCGAGAGCGTGGCGAACTATGAGCTGCTGGTGACCGCACGGGACGGGGGCTCGCCTTCGCTGTCGGCCACGGCCAGCGTGTCCGTGGAAGTGGCCGACGTGAACGACAACGCGCCGACATTCGCGCAGGCCGAGTACACGGTGTTCGTGAAGGAGAACAACCCTCCCGGCTGCCACATCTTCACGGTGTCCGCGCGGGACGCGGACGCGCAGGAGAACGCGCTGGTGTCCTACTCGCTGGTGGAGCGGCGGGTGGGCGAGCGTGCGCTGTCGAGCTACGTGTCGGTGCACGCGGAGAGCGGCAAGGTGTACGCGCTGCAGCCGCTGGACCACGAGGAGCTGGAGCTGCTGCAGTTCCAAGTGAGCGCGCGCGACGCGGGCGTGCCTCCGCTGGGCAGCAACGTGACGCTGCAGGTGTTCGTGCTGGACGAGAACGACAACGCGCCCGCGCTGCTGCCGCTGCCtggggcgggcggcgcgggcggcgccgTGAGCGAGCTGGTGTGGCGGTCGGTGGGCGCGGGCCACGTGGTGGCGAAGGTGCGCGCGGTGGACGCCGACTCGGGCTACAACGCGTGGCTGTCGTACGAGCTGCAGCCGGCGGCGGGTGGCGCGCGCAGCCCGTTCCGCGTGGCGCTGTACACGGGCGAGATCAGCACGACGCGCAGCCTGGACGAGGCGGACTCGCCGCGCCAGCGCCTGCTGGTGCTGGTGAGGGACCACGGCGAGCCGGCGCTGACGGCCACGGCCACCGTGCTGCTGTCGCTGGTGGAGAGCGGCCAGGCGCCCAAGGCCTCGTCGCGGGTGTTGGCGGGCGCCGCCGGCGCGGAGGCGGCGCTGGTGGATGTCAACGTGTACCTGACCATCGCCATCTGCGCGGTGTCCAGCCTGCTGGTGCTCACGCTGCTGCTGTACGTGGCGCTGCGGTGCTCGGCGCCGCCCAGCGAGGGCGCGTGCGGGCCGGGGAAGCCCACGCTGGTGTGTTCCAGCGCGGTGGGGAGCTGGTCGTACTCGCAGCAGAGGCGGCAGAGGGTGTGCTCTGGGGAGGGTCCGCCCAAGACCGACCTCATGGCCTTCAGCCCCAGCCTACCTCAAGTTCCAGGCTCCGCAGATGAAAGACAACAACCCTCAGAGTCAGAACACTTAGGAAAGGTGAGTCTTTTCCATCGATTCTAG